A genomic segment from Mustela lutreola isolate mMusLut2 chromosome 15, mMusLut2.pri, whole genome shotgun sequence encodes:
- the PIGW gene encoding phosphatidylinositol-glycan biosynthesis class W protein isoform X2 has product MPLRKHLEEEKMSQKQMKEAFVSNHNGTSVLEVTQGLCLPAFCILCRGLLIILSQHLCSSHTWRTRFFTDFVFLIVPLVATLTILSSFVLLEHLAVIILGAGLFYQIYCRRTCCARMPVQKILEKFLKIGLESEYVPAISCFRVINSAFTAIAILAVDFPLFPRRFAKTELYGTGAMDFGVGGFIFGTAMVCPEVRRKYTDGSRFYYLTKSLYSVWPLVFLGVGRLVIIKSIGYQEHLTEYGVHWNFFFTLIVVKLLTSLLLSIFPLNKSWIMAISIIVLYQLALDFTPLKRLILYGTDGSGTRIGLLNANREGIISTLGYVAIHMAGVQTGSYMLKKRSHVKDWVKGTYHILLTAISLFISLYIVQVNVEVVSRRMANLAFCIWIIASSLILLSSLLLCDIILSFAKFLIKGAIVPCSWKPIQLSATNKKHSESLVSEAERKEPSLCLITAMNRNQLIFFLLSNITTGLINLLVDTLHSSTLWALIVLNLYMFTNCLIIYVLHLQDKTIKFW; this is encoded by the exons ATGCCGCTCCGGAAGCACCTG gaagaagaaaaaatgtctcAAAAGCAGATGAAGGAAGCTTTTGTCAGTAACCACAATGGAACCAGTGTGCTTGAAGTCACCCAGGGCCTATGCTTACCTGCATTCTGTATCCTGTGCAGAGGGCTTCTGATCATTCTCTCACAGCACTTGTGCTCTTCACATACCTGGAGAACTAGATTCTTCACTGACTTTGTTTTCCTAATAGTTCCCCTGGTGGCCACTTTGACCATTTTGTCTTCATTTGTCCTCCTTGAGCACCTTGCTGTAATTATCCTTGGGGCAGGGCTATTCTATCAAATATACTGCAGGAGAACTTGCTGTGCCAGAATGCCTGTccagaaaatacttgaaaaattcttgaaaattgGTCTAGAATCAGAATACGTTCCAGCCATCTCTTGTTTCCGTGTAATTAACAGTGCATTTACTGCTATTGCCATTTTGGCTGTGGACTTCCCACTTTTTCCCAGAAGATTTGCCAAAACTGAGCTCTATGGGACAGGAGCAATGGATTTTGGAGTAGGAGGTTTTATTTTTGGGACTGCAATGGTTTGTCCAGAGGTTAGGAGAAAATATACTGACGGGTCCAGATTTTATTATCTTACAAAGTCATTGTACTCTGTTTGGCCACTAGTCTTCCTAGGAGTAGGACGATTAGTCATTATAAAATCCATAGGCTATCAAGAACATTTAACTGAGTATGGAGTTcactggaactttttttttaccttaatagTTGTGAAACTGTTAACATCActgcttttaagtatttttcctcTAAATAAATCCTGGATTATGGCCATTAGCATTATTGTGTTATACCAGCTAGCCCTTGACTTTACCCCACTGAAAAGGTTAATTTTGTATGGCACTGATGGCAGTGGCACAAGGATTGGTTTATTAAATGCCAACCGAGAAGGAATAATCTCTACTTTGGGATATGTGGCAATTCATATGGCGGGTGTGCAAACAGGGTCATATATGCTTAAAAAAAGATCACATGTCAAAGACTGGGTAAAAGGAACATACCACATTCTGCTGACAGCTATTAGCCTCTTCATATCTCTTTACATAGTTCAGGTAAATGTAGAAGTAGTATCTCGGAGAATGGCCAATTTAGCCTTTTGTATTTGGATAATTGCTTCTAGCCTGATACTTCTTAGTAGTTTATTACTGTGTGATATAATTTTGAGTTTTGCCAAATTTCTAATTAAAGGGGCTATAGTACCATGTTCTTGGAAACCAATCCAGTTATCTGCcacaaataaaaagcattcagaaTCTCTAGTCTCTGAAGCTGAAAGAAAGGAACCCAGTCTTTGTTTAATCACAGCTATGAACAGAaaccagttaatttttttcttgctgtcaAATATAACTACTGGTTTGATCAACCTGTTAGTAGATACATTACACAGCAGTACCTTGTGGGCCTTAATTGTGCTCAATCTCTATATGTTTACCAACTGTTTAATTATATATGTGTTACACTTGCAAGATAAGACTATAAAATTTTGGTGA
- the PIGW gene encoding phosphatidylinositol-glycan biosynthesis class W protein isoform X1 has translation MALRLRWESSNPGQVDRRPSGRRNIEGMGGEEEKMSQKQMKEAFVSNHNGTSVLEVTQGLCLPAFCILCRGLLIILSQHLCSSHTWRTRFFTDFVFLIVPLVATLTILSSFVLLEHLAVIILGAGLFYQIYCRRTCCARMPVQKILEKFLKIGLESEYVPAISCFRVINSAFTAIAILAVDFPLFPRRFAKTELYGTGAMDFGVGGFIFGTAMVCPEVRRKYTDGSRFYYLTKSLYSVWPLVFLGVGRLVIIKSIGYQEHLTEYGVHWNFFFTLIVVKLLTSLLLSIFPLNKSWIMAISIIVLYQLALDFTPLKRLILYGTDGSGTRIGLLNANREGIISTLGYVAIHMAGVQTGSYMLKKRSHVKDWVKGTYHILLTAISLFISLYIVQVNVEVVSRRMANLAFCIWIIASSLILLSSLLLCDIILSFAKFLIKGAIVPCSWKPIQLSATNKKHSESLVSEAERKEPSLCLITAMNRNQLIFFLLSNITTGLINLLVDTLHSSTLWALIVLNLYMFTNCLIIYVLHLQDKTIKFW, from the exons ATGGCTCTGCGGCTGCGGTGGGAGTCAAGCAACCCGGGCCAAGTAGACCGCCGGCCGTCAGGGCGCCGGAACATCGAAGGCATGGGAGGT gaagaagaaaaaatgtctcAAAAGCAGATGAAGGAAGCTTTTGTCAGTAACCACAATGGAACCAGTGTGCTTGAAGTCACCCAGGGCCTATGCTTACCTGCATTCTGTATCCTGTGCAGAGGGCTTCTGATCATTCTCTCACAGCACTTGTGCTCTTCACATACCTGGAGAACTAGATTCTTCACTGACTTTGTTTTCCTAATAGTTCCCCTGGTGGCCACTTTGACCATTTTGTCTTCATTTGTCCTCCTTGAGCACCTTGCTGTAATTATCCTTGGGGCAGGGCTATTCTATCAAATATACTGCAGGAGAACTTGCTGTGCCAGAATGCCTGTccagaaaatacttgaaaaattcttgaaaattgGTCTAGAATCAGAATACGTTCCAGCCATCTCTTGTTTCCGTGTAATTAACAGTGCATTTACTGCTATTGCCATTTTGGCTGTGGACTTCCCACTTTTTCCCAGAAGATTTGCCAAAACTGAGCTCTATGGGACAGGAGCAATGGATTTTGGAGTAGGAGGTTTTATTTTTGGGACTGCAATGGTTTGTCCAGAGGTTAGGAGAAAATATACTGACGGGTCCAGATTTTATTATCTTACAAAGTCATTGTACTCTGTTTGGCCACTAGTCTTCCTAGGAGTAGGACGATTAGTCATTATAAAATCCATAGGCTATCAAGAACATTTAACTGAGTATGGAGTTcactggaactttttttttaccttaatagTTGTGAAACTGTTAACATCActgcttttaagtatttttcctcTAAATAAATCCTGGATTATGGCCATTAGCATTATTGTGTTATACCAGCTAGCCCTTGACTTTACCCCACTGAAAAGGTTAATTTTGTATGGCACTGATGGCAGTGGCACAAGGATTGGTTTATTAAATGCCAACCGAGAAGGAATAATCTCTACTTTGGGATATGTGGCAATTCATATGGCGGGTGTGCAAACAGGGTCATATATGCTTAAAAAAAGATCACATGTCAAAGACTGGGTAAAAGGAACATACCACATTCTGCTGACAGCTATTAGCCTCTTCATATCTCTTTACATAGTTCAGGTAAATGTAGAAGTAGTATCTCGGAGAATGGCCAATTTAGCCTTTTGTATTTGGATAATTGCTTCTAGCCTGATACTTCTTAGTAGTTTATTACTGTGTGATATAATTTTGAGTTTTGCCAAATTTCTAATTAAAGGGGCTATAGTACCATGTTCTTGGAAACCAATCCAGTTATCTGCcacaaataaaaagcattcagaaTCTCTAGTCTCTGAAGCTGAAAGAAAGGAACCCAGTCTTTGTTTAATCACAGCTATGAACAGAaaccagttaatttttttcttgctgtcaAATATAACTACTGGTTTGATCAACCTGTTAGTAGATACATTACACAGCAGTACCTTGTGGGCCTTAATTGTGCTCAATCTCTATATGTTTACCAACTGTTTAATTATATATGTGTTACACTTGCAAGATAAGACTATAAAATTTTGGTGA
- the PIGW gene encoding phosphatidylinositol-glycan biosynthesis class W protein isoform X3, protein MTVKEEEEKMSQKQMKEAFVSNHNGTSVLEVTQGLCLPAFCILCRGLLIILSQHLCSSHTWRTRFFTDFVFLIVPLVATLTILSSFVLLEHLAVIILGAGLFYQIYCRRTCCARMPVQKILEKFLKIGLESEYVPAISCFRVINSAFTAIAILAVDFPLFPRRFAKTELYGTGAMDFGVGGFIFGTAMVCPEVRRKYTDGSRFYYLTKSLYSVWPLVFLGVGRLVIIKSIGYQEHLTEYGVHWNFFFTLIVVKLLTSLLLSIFPLNKSWIMAISIIVLYQLALDFTPLKRLILYGTDGSGTRIGLLNANREGIISTLGYVAIHMAGVQTGSYMLKKRSHVKDWVKGTYHILLTAISLFISLYIVQVNVEVVSRRMANLAFCIWIIASSLILLSSLLLCDIILSFAKFLIKGAIVPCSWKPIQLSATNKKHSESLVSEAERKEPSLCLITAMNRNQLIFFLLSNITTGLINLLVDTLHSSTLWALIVLNLYMFTNCLIIYVLHLQDKTIKFW, encoded by the exons ATGACTGTGAAGGAG gaagaagaaaaaatgtctcAAAAGCAGATGAAGGAAGCTTTTGTCAGTAACCACAATGGAACCAGTGTGCTTGAAGTCACCCAGGGCCTATGCTTACCTGCATTCTGTATCCTGTGCAGAGGGCTTCTGATCATTCTCTCACAGCACTTGTGCTCTTCACATACCTGGAGAACTAGATTCTTCACTGACTTTGTTTTCCTAATAGTTCCCCTGGTGGCCACTTTGACCATTTTGTCTTCATTTGTCCTCCTTGAGCACCTTGCTGTAATTATCCTTGGGGCAGGGCTATTCTATCAAATATACTGCAGGAGAACTTGCTGTGCCAGAATGCCTGTccagaaaatacttgaaaaattcttgaaaattgGTCTAGAATCAGAATACGTTCCAGCCATCTCTTGTTTCCGTGTAATTAACAGTGCATTTACTGCTATTGCCATTTTGGCTGTGGACTTCCCACTTTTTCCCAGAAGATTTGCCAAAACTGAGCTCTATGGGACAGGAGCAATGGATTTTGGAGTAGGAGGTTTTATTTTTGGGACTGCAATGGTTTGTCCAGAGGTTAGGAGAAAATATACTGACGGGTCCAGATTTTATTATCTTACAAAGTCATTGTACTCTGTTTGGCCACTAGTCTTCCTAGGAGTAGGACGATTAGTCATTATAAAATCCATAGGCTATCAAGAACATTTAACTGAGTATGGAGTTcactggaactttttttttaccttaatagTTGTGAAACTGTTAACATCActgcttttaagtatttttcctcTAAATAAATCCTGGATTATGGCCATTAGCATTATTGTGTTATACCAGCTAGCCCTTGACTTTACCCCACTGAAAAGGTTAATTTTGTATGGCACTGATGGCAGTGGCACAAGGATTGGTTTATTAAATGCCAACCGAGAAGGAATAATCTCTACTTTGGGATATGTGGCAATTCATATGGCGGGTGTGCAAACAGGGTCATATATGCTTAAAAAAAGATCACATGTCAAAGACTGGGTAAAAGGAACATACCACATTCTGCTGACAGCTATTAGCCTCTTCATATCTCTTTACATAGTTCAGGTAAATGTAGAAGTAGTATCTCGGAGAATGGCCAATTTAGCCTTTTGTATTTGGATAATTGCTTCTAGCCTGATACTTCTTAGTAGTTTATTACTGTGTGATATAATTTTGAGTTTTGCCAAATTTCTAATTAAAGGGGCTATAGTACCATGTTCTTGGAAACCAATCCAGTTATCTGCcacaaataaaaagcattcagaaTCTCTAGTCTCTGAAGCTGAAAGAAAGGAACCCAGTCTTTGTTTAATCACAGCTATGAACAGAaaccagttaatttttttcttgctgtcaAATATAACTACTGGTTTGATCAACCTGTTAGTAGATACATTACACAGCAGTACCTTGTGGGCCTTAATTGTGCTCAATCTCTATATGTTTACCAACTGTTTAATTATATATGTGTTACACTTGCAAGATAAGACTATAAAATTTTGGTGA
- the PIGW gene encoding phosphatidylinositol-glycan biosynthesis class W protein isoform X4, whose product MSQKQMKEAFVSNHNGTSVLEVTQGLCLPAFCILCRGLLIILSQHLCSSHTWRTRFFTDFVFLIVPLVATLTILSSFVLLEHLAVIILGAGLFYQIYCRRTCCARMPVQKILEKFLKIGLESEYVPAISCFRVINSAFTAIAILAVDFPLFPRRFAKTELYGTGAMDFGVGGFIFGTAMVCPEVRRKYTDGSRFYYLTKSLYSVWPLVFLGVGRLVIIKSIGYQEHLTEYGVHWNFFFTLIVVKLLTSLLLSIFPLNKSWIMAISIIVLYQLALDFTPLKRLILYGTDGSGTRIGLLNANREGIISTLGYVAIHMAGVQTGSYMLKKRSHVKDWVKGTYHILLTAISLFISLYIVQVNVEVVSRRMANLAFCIWIIASSLILLSSLLLCDIILSFAKFLIKGAIVPCSWKPIQLSATNKKHSESLVSEAERKEPSLCLITAMNRNQLIFFLLSNITTGLINLLVDTLHSSTLWALIVLNLYMFTNCLIIYVLHLQDKTIKFW is encoded by the coding sequence atgtctcAAAAGCAGATGAAGGAAGCTTTTGTCAGTAACCACAATGGAACCAGTGTGCTTGAAGTCACCCAGGGCCTATGCTTACCTGCATTCTGTATCCTGTGCAGAGGGCTTCTGATCATTCTCTCACAGCACTTGTGCTCTTCACATACCTGGAGAACTAGATTCTTCACTGACTTTGTTTTCCTAATAGTTCCCCTGGTGGCCACTTTGACCATTTTGTCTTCATTTGTCCTCCTTGAGCACCTTGCTGTAATTATCCTTGGGGCAGGGCTATTCTATCAAATATACTGCAGGAGAACTTGCTGTGCCAGAATGCCTGTccagaaaatacttgaaaaattcttgaaaattgGTCTAGAATCAGAATACGTTCCAGCCATCTCTTGTTTCCGTGTAATTAACAGTGCATTTACTGCTATTGCCATTTTGGCTGTGGACTTCCCACTTTTTCCCAGAAGATTTGCCAAAACTGAGCTCTATGGGACAGGAGCAATGGATTTTGGAGTAGGAGGTTTTATTTTTGGGACTGCAATGGTTTGTCCAGAGGTTAGGAGAAAATATACTGACGGGTCCAGATTTTATTATCTTACAAAGTCATTGTACTCTGTTTGGCCACTAGTCTTCCTAGGAGTAGGACGATTAGTCATTATAAAATCCATAGGCTATCAAGAACATTTAACTGAGTATGGAGTTcactggaactttttttttaccttaatagTTGTGAAACTGTTAACATCActgcttttaagtatttttcctcTAAATAAATCCTGGATTATGGCCATTAGCATTATTGTGTTATACCAGCTAGCCCTTGACTTTACCCCACTGAAAAGGTTAATTTTGTATGGCACTGATGGCAGTGGCACAAGGATTGGTTTATTAAATGCCAACCGAGAAGGAATAATCTCTACTTTGGGATATGTGGCAATTCATATGGCGGGTGTGCAAACAGGGTCATATATGCTTAAAAAAAGATCACATGTCAAAGACTGGGTAAAAGGAACATACCACATTCTGCTGACAGCTATTAGCCTCTTCATATCTCTTTACATAGTTCAGGTAAATGTAGAAGTAGTATCTCGGAGAATGGCCAATTTAGCCTTTTGTATTTGGATAATTGCTTCTAGCCTGATACTTCTTAGTAGTTTATTACTGTGTGATATAATTTTGAGTTTTGCCAAATTTCTAATTAAAGGGGCTATAGTACCATGTTCTTGGAAACCAATCCAGTTATCTGCcacaaataaaaagcattcagaaTCTCTAGTCTCTGAAGCTGAAAGAAAGGAACCCAGTCTTTGTTTAATCACAGCTATGAACAGAaaccagttaatttttttcttgctgtcaAATATAACTACTGGTTTGATCAACCTGTTAGTAGATACATTACACAGCAGTACCTTGTGGGCCTTAATTGTGCTCAATCTCTATATGTTTACCAACTGTTTAATTATATATGTGTTACACTTGCAAGATAAGACTATAAAATTTTGGTGA